Proteins from a single region of Artemia franciscana unplaced genomic scaffold, ASM3288406v1 Scaffold_1681, whole genome shotgun sequence:
- the LOC136042656 gene encoding uncharacterized protein LOC136042656 — protein MKVRPFSLVIDETTDVGTVKQLAVCVSFCNNEMETDIDVIDFVECSNGSAVSIFNKLEETLEFLRVSEVPLRNWFGFCSDTTNAMMGCNNSVATLIQRSYLWVLTVKCSCHSIHLCASYACKKLTKTLEDLCRHVYNHFNMSAKRTAAVKGFQLFSETAVHKILTPGQTRWLSLQNCVHRILEQRNALTLYFTSTHFEDPTHGSELVLSALKNQFMRIVMMFVDYALGLLNDFHTLFQSQVPIFYRLKIEVIQLVETLLKNFMNARAVRSCTDIMKIDVEDEASYVDLRKVYLGLDAEAAMTGVLASSDGRNANPDEVDKVYSTAREFYKEVVVQIKNRFSFDSDIFAFSELLDPVQAQDLNPPSLAPFLAKYSLPSWFKSLIDREWREQSSVRQPNGEDASSLSVTDYWKLIFAQKYSNGKPKFGNLRLVVEYLYALPFSNIIAERLFSTLKDVKTDKRNCLSTVTISSTLQTKLGMSRLKVTPESLVVGGSMRQLLKGIVASATATEASAAILKSASLARARLAQERANNTVDNQD, from the coding sequence ATGAAGGTGAGACCTTTTTCATTGGTCATCGACGAAACGACGGATGTGGGAACCGTTAAACAGCTCGCTGTATGTGTTTCCTTTTGTAACAACGAAATGGAAACGGATATCGATGTCATTGATTTTGTGGAGTGCTCAAACGGATCAGCAGTTTCCATTTTCAACAAACTGGAGGAAACTTTGGAGTTTTTAAGAGTAAGTGAAGTGCCTTTACGGAATTGGTTCGGGTTCTGTAGTGATACCACGAACGCCATGATGGGTTGTAACAACTCAGTGGCAACTCTGATCCAAAGAAGCTACCTTTGGGTATTAACAGTGAAGTGCAGTTGTCATTCCATTCATTTGTGCGCCTCATACGCCTGCAAGAAACTGACGAAGACTCTAGAAGACCTATGTCGTCATGTGTACAATCATTTCAATATGAGTGCCAAGCGTACAGCTGCCGTGAAAGGATTTCAATTGTTTTCAGAGACTGCGGTCCACAAGATATTGACACCAGGTCAAACAAGATGGCTTTCGCTACAGAACTGTGTCCACCGAATTCTAGAGCAGCGGAATGCCCTAACCTTGTATTTTACCAGTACCCATTTTGAAGATCCTACTCACGGCAGTGAGTTAGTTCTGAGTGCCCTGAAAAATCAGTTTATGAGGATCGTCATGATGTTCGTGGACTACGCGCTGGGACTTTTGAACGACTTCCATACCCTTTTCCAGTCCCAGGTGCCTATTTTCTACCGACTGAAAATCGAAGTCATTCAATTGGTTGAAACTCTGTTGAAAAACTTTATGAATGCTCGCGCAGTAAGGAGCTGTACCGACATCATGAAAATTGATGTTGAAGACGAAGCCAGTTATGTAGATCTGCGAAAGGTCTACCTCGGCTTAGATGCCGAAGCAGCAATGACTGGCGTTCTTGCGTCTAGTGATGGACGAAATGCCAATCCCGATGAAGTTGACAAGGTTTATTCTACCGCGAGAGAATTTTACAAGGAAGTGGTGGTCCAGATTAAAAACCGCTTCTCGTTCGACTCGGACATTTTCGCCTTCTCAGAACTACTTGACCCTGTTCAGGCTCAGGATCTGAACCCTCCTAGCCTGGCACCATTTTTGGCGAAATATAGCTTACCCTCCTGGTTCAAAAGTCTGATAGACAGAGAGTGGAGAGAGCAGAGCTCTGTAAGACAGCCAAATGGCGAAGATGCCAGTTCGCTCTCAGTAACTGACTACTGGAAGCTTATATTTGCCCAGAAATACTCTAACGGCAAACCAAAGTTTGGTAACCTGAGGCTTGTCGTTGAGTACCTGTACGCTCTACCGTTTTCGAACATAATAGCGGAGAGACTGTTTAGTACTTTGAAGGACGTCAAAACAGACAAACGTAACTGCCTGTCGACAGTTACGATTAGTTCAACACTTCAGACTAAACTTGGCATGAGTAGGCTTAAGGTGACACCTGAGTCTCTGGTCGTAGGTGGGAGCATGAGGCAGTTACTGAAAGGCATAGTTGCTTCCGCAACCGCTACTGAAGCTAGTGCCGCTATCTTGAAATCGGCTTCTTTAGCGCGAGCTCGTCTGGCCCAAGAAAGAGCAAACAATACCGTTGACAATCAGGATTAG